In Vigna angularis cultivar LongXiaoDou No.4 chromosome 8, ASM1680809v1, whole genome shotgun sequence, the DNA window AAACTCAAAATTAGTTGAAGAATGGATTTACGCGAACAAGGTATGCCGACACACTTTGCTTAGTGCGctttctaatgatttgttcGATGTGTATTGTTCCTACAAGGAAGCGAAAGACATTTGGGattcgttgattctcaaatataCTGCCGAAGATGTCGTCAGACAAAGGTTCGTTATAGGAAATTACTATCGCTGGGAGATGATTGAAGATAAGGATATGAAGTCGCAAATCAATGAGTACCACAAGCTGCTCGAAGATATCAAAGCGGAGAACATCCTTCTACCAGATGAATTTGTTTCGGAATTGCTGATCGAGAAACTGCCGCCTTCTTGGACTGATTACAAGCAACAACTGAAACACAGACACAAGCAGATGCCACTCTCAGAGCTCATCACTCACATAATTGTTGAAGATACCAACA includes these proteins:
- the LOC128193495 gene encoding uncharacterized protein LOC128193495, which gives rise to MADNNNSSIPETQNIASGTQTVFAKSLPDVSKIEIFSGQNFRRWQERVSTLLDMYGVATALSSPKPDSSLPSNSKLVEEWIYANKVCRHTLLSALSNDLFDVYCSYKEAKDIWDSLILKYTAEDVVRQRFVIGNYYRWEMIEDKDMKSQINEYHKLLEDIKAENILLPDEFVSELLIEKLPPSWTDYKQQLKHRHKQMPLSELITHIIVEDTNRKECAAARAKTLSAKANVVEDRPAPKRSR